Genomic DNA from Candidatus Kaiserbacteria bacterium:
AGAATGCCGTCGAGGTGGTCGACTTCATGTTGAAAAATTTGTGCAAGAAGTCCGCTCGCACCTCGCTCGAATTCCTTACCTTTTTCATCATAGGCGCGAATGGTGGCGTGGGTAGAGCGTCGCACCGCACCGTAGTTTTCACCCACTGAGAGACATCCCTCGCCCACAAGTTTTGAACGCTTTGATATTTTCACTATACGCGGATTAATAGCAATGATTTCAGGGAGAAGGCCCTTTTCTTCCTTTAGGGTGCTTGTGTTGTGCACAATAAAGATGCGAAGTGGTACGCCAACTTGTGGTGCCGCAATAGCGACACCATTAAAACCATTGATGTTGTATGCATCAAGCGCGGTGCGCATATCCTTCAAAATCTTCTGAATCTTTGGCGAGGTGATTTCCTCTACGGGAACCTCATCAGCAATATCATGAAGTGCGGGATGGTTTTGTGCGACTAATTTAGACATACGTTTTGCTACTATAGCGCAGAATTGATAGAAAATAAATATTACCGCAATGCAAGCCCATACAACACGCTTACCGTATACGTAACAGGTGTTACGTATACGGTAAGCGTGAGTGACTTACGATGTCCGACCATATTATAAAAAAAGATGCCCAGCGTATAATTGCTGGGCATGTGTGCGTTGCGTAGCGGGTCACCTTGGATACCGTTTAAACATCTCTTCGGCTTCTTCTCGTGAGGAGAAGTATCCAGTAAATTTCCCATCGTGATCAGTACCTGTGCGCCATTTTCCGTTCTTGTGAAGATACAGGTAGGACTTATTTTTGTCTCCTGCACTGCGGGAGACGTACCAACCGTATTTGTTTTCGCAGATCTCAATTTTTTCCACTTTCTGTTTCCTTTCTATGGACTGTTGGCAATTAACGACAAAAAAGATTATACCACATAGATAAATATAGTCAATCTTACACAATCCGGTCGGGGTTGATGACGATACGGACGGAGGGGGGGAGGGAGCGAAGTAATGCGCTTAATTTTTGGTTGGGCCATTCGTTACTCGGGATGCGCATGAGCCCGTACATTATAGGTGCTTCTTTGGTGGAGGTGGGGCTTTGGTAGACGGAAAGTTTGTAGTCCTTGAGGATTGCGGTTATGTCTTCTTCGAGTTTTTTGGTCACAAGCGGTGAGCCCTGCCAGGTAAGGTGCACAAAGGTGGCGTAGGGTGGATATGCAAATGATTTCCGAAGTGCAAGCTCCTCGGTATAAAAATTCTCCACATACCCATGGCGTGCAAAGGTGAGTGTGGGTGCCTCGGGAGCGCGCGTCTGAATAAATACTTTACCCTTTGTGCTTTCGCGAAGACGGAGGAGGAGGGCGAGATTTTCTTCTTCGAGACGCCAGGTGGGTGTTGCAAGGAGTGCGTCCATGTTGACCACGACCGAGAGGTCGACAGGCAGAGTGAGATAGGGAAGTGTCATGTGTGTTCCAAGCAGAATCACCCCTTTGCCAGAGTAGAAGGTATCACGAAGAAACAGCGCTTTTTTATAAGTCTTTGCGGTGATGTGGTCAAAGAGAATGACCGGGATGGTGGGAAATTGTTTATGCAGTTCGTCATATACCTGCTGGATGCCGATGCCGCGCTCGCGAAGGCGCCACGACCCGCATGCGGTACAGGTCTCGCTCGCGCGCACGCGCTCGCCCGAAGCACTACACACAAACCAGCGTTCCTCGACGCCACCTTTCATGGTACGAATGAGTGAGTACGGCGCGCCACTTTCTTTTGAGCGAAAGATGTACCCACAATCAATACACGACACCACCGGTGCGAGCCCACGACGAGCCGCAAAGAGAAACATACGCCCCTTTTTCTTGCGGACCTCTTTAATAGCCTGCACCACTTCTGGTGAAAAAAGTGCAAAGGATGCTGCAAGAGCATCTTCCTTTGGTGAAGTATCTATTACCTCAAGTGTGCCAGGAAGTTCTATGCGCTTCGGTGTTTCACCCAAGGTTGCATAGTGTTCATCCCGTCGTAGTGACTCTTCTTCGGCACGTGGCAAGATATCAGCAAAGAGCAGGGTGCGACCCGTGTGGCGCGCATGGATGCGGAGTACGTCGCGGTAGTCGAGATAGGGACGCGTCAATTCTTTGTAGTACGGTGAGCGCGCATGTTCGATAATGACGGTGGTAATGTCGTGTCGCTCTATGAGTGCATAGGTAGGTGTGGTGATAATGAGTTTTGCTTTGCTAAAATCCTCAAGACGCGCAAACCCTTTTTTGATTTCTGATTTTGTACATGCGGTAGTGAGGAGGATGATGCGGTCGGTGATACCATTTTGTAATTCAGTACATACCTCAGTTGCTTCTATCGATGATGGCACGACAATCAAGACTGAGCCACTGTGTGCAAAAGTCTCACGCACAAGTGAACGATACGCCAAATAGCGGTCGCTCTTTTTTGCTTCTAGTACTTGAGGCACGTGTGTCTCCTCGGGGGTCACAT
This window encodes:
- the def gene encoding peptide deformylase, translated to MSKLVAQNHPALHDIADEVPVEEITSPKIQKILKDMRTALDAYNINGFNGVAIAAPQVGVPLRIFIVHNTSTLKEEKGLLPEIIAINPRIVKISKRSKLVGEGCLSVGENYGAVRRSTHATIRAYDEKGKEFERGASGLLAQIFQHEVDHLDGILFIDKAERVWHKDDEEAKQLHEAK